The following proteins come from a genomic window of Azoarcus sp. PA01:
- a CDS encoding DUF3482 domain-containing protein has protein sequence MTRPLRIAVVGHTNTGKTSLMRTLTRDTGFGEVSSRPSTTRHVEGARLLADGEVLVELYDTPGLEDPIALLERLEAIEARGDERLDDTARIERFLATPVAGHRFEQEAKVLRQTLASDAAFYVVDVRDPVLAKHRDELAILGSCAIPLLPVLNFVRDPATNESSWREALARLGLHAVVRFDTVAPERDGERRLYEKLATLVDAHRPALERLVACREREAHARHGAALKLVAELLVDVAAARVAVATEAQRIERAVVALHERVRRREQACVDALLALYRFRSDDVDAADLPLLDGRWESDLFNPETFRAMGVRLGTGAAAGAAAGVGIDLMLGGLTLGAAAALGALAGGGWQAVRQFGDRVVEKLRGQRELSVDDAILRLLAMRQLRLIDALETRGHAAIAPIRLVDPQLRQWREGPIPEPLLRARAHREWSGLFGLGPADDARQEAVDTLAQFLSEAATASA, from the coding sequence ATGACTAGACCGCTGCGCATCGCCGTCGTCGGCCACACCAACACGGGCAAAACGTCGCTGATGCGCACGCTGACGCGCGACACCGGTTTCGGCGAAGTGTCGAGCCGGCCGAGCACGACGCGTCACGTCGAAGGCGCTCGCCTGCTCGCCGACGGCGAAGTGCTCGTCGAGCTGTACGACACGCCCGGGCTCGAAGATCCGATCGCGCTGCTCGAGCGGCTGGAGGCGATCGAGGCCCGCGGCGACGAGCGGCTCGACGACACGGCACGGATCGAGCGCTTCCTCGCGACCCCGGTTGCCGGCCATCGCTTCGAGCAGGAGGCGAAAGTGCTGCGCCAGACGCTCGCGAGCGACGCGGCATTCTACGTTGTCGATGTACGCGATCCGGTCCTCGCGAAGCACCGTGACGAGCTCGCGATCCTCGGCAGCTGCGCGATCCCGCTGCTGCCGGTGCTGAATTTCGTGCGCGATCCGGCCACGAACGAATCATCGTGGCGCGAGGCGCTCGCGCGGCTCGGTCTGCACGCAGTGGTGCGCTTCGACACGGTCGCGCCGGAGCGCGACGGCGAGCGGCGCCTGTACGAGAAGCTCGCGACGCTCGTCGACGCGCATCGCCCGGCGCTCGAACGCCTCGTCGCGTGCCGCGAGCGCGAGGCGCATGCCCGGCATGGCGCGGCGCTGAAGCTCGTTGCCGAGCTGCTGGTCGACGTCGCCGCGGCGCGCGTTGCCGTTGCGACCGAAGCGCAGAGGATCGAGCGCGCGGTCGTGGCGCTGCACGAGCGCGTGCGGCGGCGCGAACAGGCTTGCGTCGACGCGCTGCTCGCGCTCTACCGGTTCCGTTCCGATGATGTCGATGCGGCCGATCTGCCGCTGCTCGACGGGCGCTGGGAGAGTGATCTGTTCAACCCGGAGACTTTCCGCGCGATGGGCGTGCGGCTCGGCACCGGGGCGGCGGCGGGCGCGGCCGCCGGAGTCGGCATCGACCTGATGCTCGGCGGGCTGACGCTCGGCGCCGCGGCTGCGCTCGGTGCGCTCGCCGGCGGCGGCTGGCAGGCGGTGCGCCAGTTCGGCGACCGCGTGGTCGAGAAGCTGCGCGGGCAGCGCGAGCTCAGTGTCGACGACGCGATCCTGCGGCTCCTTGCAATGCGCCAGCTGCGTCTCATCGACGCGCTCGAAACCCGCGGCCACGCGGCGATCGCGCCGATCCGGCTCGTCGACCCGCAGCTGCGGCAATGGCGCGAAGGGCCGATCCCGGAGCCCTTGCTGCGCGCGCGCGCGCATCGTGAATGGTCGGGACTTTTCGGCCTGGGGCCGGCGGACGACGCGCGACAGGAAGCGGTCGATACGTTGGCGCAATTCTTGTCGGAAGCGGCAACGGCGAGCGCCTGA
- a CDS encoding ABC transporter substrate-binding protein yields MRRLILALLCLLALSVHAAPPLRIGVSGPFTGGSSPMGISMREGIRIAAAEINAGGGVLGRPIELVERDDEARNERGAQVVQELVEKEHVVAGLGIVNTGVALASQRAYQHARIPVITSVATGSVITKQFVPPQYPDNFVFRISANDTLQAAMIVMEAIDRRGLKRVSIFHDATNYGQLGREDLERALAARGVHPVTVERFQIRESDMTTQLRRAREAGAEAILTYGIGPELAQIANGMARMNWRVPLIGSWTLAMSNFIDNAGPNAEGARMPQTFIAEPTTPRRRAFLDAWKKSSGSARIPVPPAAAQGYDSLLLLAAAIRQAGSTEGDRIREALEELREKVEGVIMTYRQPFSKDNHETITSVHDIFMGEVRDGKVVFAYDEDRRRASGK; encoded by the coding sequence GTGCGACGCCTGATCCTTGCCCTCTTGTGCCTGCTCGCGCTGTCGGTCCACGCCGCGCCGCCGCTGCGGATCGGCGTGTCCGGCCCTTTCACGGGCGGCTCGAGCCCGATGGGCATCTCGATGCGCGAGGGGATCCGCATCGCCGCGGCCGAAATCAACGCCGGCGGCGGCGTCCTCGGCCGACCGATCGAACTCGTCGAACGCGACGACGAGGCGCGCAACGAACGCGGCGCCCAGGTCGTCCAGGAACTCGTCGAGAAGGAGCACGTCGTCGCCGGCCTCGGCATCGTCAACACCGGCGTCGCGCTCGCGAGCCAGCGCGCGTACCAGCATGCGCGCATTCCGGTGATCACGTCGGTGGCGACCGGCTCGGTCATCACGAAGCAGTTCGTGCCGCCGCAATATCCGGACAATTTCGTCTTCCGCATCTCGGCGAACGATACGCTGCAGGCGGCGATGATCGTCATGGAGGCGATCGACCGGCGCGGCCTGAAGCGGGTGTCGATTTTTCACGATGCGACCAACTACGGGCAGCTCGGCCGCGAGGACCTCGAGCGCGCGCTCGCCGCACGCGGCGTCCATCCGGTCACGGTCGAACGCTTCCAGATCCGCGAATCCGACATGACGACGCAGTTGCGCCGCGCGCGCGAGGCCGGCGCCGAAGCGATCCTGACCTACGGCATCGGCCCCGAACTCGCGCAGATCGCCAACGGCATGGCGCGGATGAACTGGCGGGTGCCGCTGATCGGCAGCTGGACGCTGGCGATGTCGAACTTCATCGACAACGCCGGCCCGAACGCCGAAGGCGCGCGGATGCCGCAGACTTTCATCGCCGAGCCGACGACCCCGCGGCGCCGCGCGTTCCTCGACGCGTGGAAGAAATCGAGCGGCAGCGCGCGCATCCCGGTGCCGCCGGCCGCGGCGCAGGGGTATGATTCCCTCCTATTGCTCGCCGCCGCGATCCGCCAGGCAGGCAGCACCGAAGGCGACCGGATACGCGAGGCGCTAGAAGAACTGCGCGAGAAGGTCGAGGGAGTCATCATGACTTATCGCCAGCCCTTCTCGAAGGACAACCACGAGACCATCACCAGCGTTCATGACATTTTCATGGGCGAGGTACGAGACGGCAAAGTGGTGTTCGCCTATGACGAGGATCGGCGCAGAGCGTCAGGCAAATGA
- the aceF gene encoding dihydrolipoyllysine-residue acetyltransferase, with protein MSELIEVKVPDIGDYADVPVIELFVKPGDTIKLEDPIATLESDKATMDVPSTAAGVVREVLVQVGDRVAEGKVLIKVEAAGTETAAAPEAASNAAAQATPANAGAALEQSKASAPAGAAAPAPAPPPAPAPAPAATGRSTEVRVPDIGDFSDVPVIELFVKVGDTIKLEDSIATLESDKATMDVPSSAAGVVREVKVKVGDRVSEGTVLIVVDSAAGAAAAPGAAATPAPAAAPAAARIAAADATPADAPEAFEQSKLSAPALAQAGAPSAVALGGKVHASPSVRAYARELGVDLAQVRASGPKGRIVREDITAFVKGAMQSGIVPGKAAAAGAGVSLGGGLDLLPWPKVDFSKFGEIESQPLSRIKKISGQNLARNWVMVPAVTYHEDADITDLEAFRVAINKENEKSGKKLTMLAFIIKASVRALQQFPEFNTSLDASGGELTLVYKKYFNIAFAADTPNGLVVPVIKNADRKSVFEIAAESGELAKKARDGKLGPADMSGACFTISSLGGIGGTYFAPIVNAPEVAILGVNKSVMKPVWDGKEFVPRLTLPMSLTADHRVIDGALATRFNVYLAQLLSDFRRVML; from the coding sequence ATGAGCGAACTCATTGAAGTGAAAGTCCCGGACATCGGCGATTACGCCGACGTGCCGGTGATCGAGCTGTTCGTCAAGCCCGGCGACACGATCAAGCTCGAAGACCCGATCGCGACGCTCGAATCGGACAAGGCGACGATGGACGTGCCGTCGACCGCCGCCGGCGTCGTGCGCGAAGTGCTGGTGCAGGTCGGCGACCGCGTTGCCGAAGGCAAGGTGCTGATCAAGGTCGAGGCAGCCGGCACCGAAACCGCTGCGGCACCGGAAGCCGCCAGCAACGCGGCGGCACAGGCGACGCCCGCGAACGCCGGCGCCGCGCTGGAACAATCGAAAGCCTCCGCGCCGGCCGGTGCCGCTGCGCCCGCCCCCGCCCCGCCGCCTGCCCCTGCTCCCGCACCTGCCGCGACCGGCCGCAGCACCGAAGTGAGAGTCCCGGACATCGGTGACTTCTCGGACGTTCCGGTGATCGAGCTGTTCGTCAAGGTCGGCGACACGATCAAGCTCGAGGACTCGATCGCGACGCTCGAATCGGACAAGGCGACGATGGACGTGCCGTCGTCGGCCGCCGGCGTCGTCAGGGAAGTGAAAGTAAAGGTCGGCGACCGGGTGTCCGAAGGCACCGTGCTGATCGTCGTCGACAGCGCGGCGGGTGCGGCTGCTGCTCCGGGTGCCGCTGCAACGCCCGCTCCCGCCGCGGCACCCGCCGCCGCCCGCATCGCAGCTGCCGATGCGACGCCGGCCGATGCGCCCGAGGCGTTCGAGCAGTCGAAGCTGTCCGCTCCTGCGCTGGCGCAGGCCGGCGCCCCGTCCGCGGTGGCCTTGGGCGGCAAAGTGCATGCGAGCCCGTCGGTACGCGCCTACGCTCGCGAACTCGGCGTCGATCTCGCGCAGGTGCGCGCGAGCGGCCCGAAAGGGCGCATCGTCCGCGAAGACATCACCGCGTTCGTCAAAGGCGCGATGCAGTCGGGCATCGTGCCGGGCAAGGCCGCAGCGGCCGGCGCGGGCGTGAGCCTCGGCGGCGGGCTGGATCTCTTGCCGTGGCCGAAAGTCGATTTCTCGAAGTTCGGCGAGATCGAATCGCAGCCGCTGTCGCGGATCAAGAAGATCTCCGGCCAGAACCTCGCCCGCAACTGGGTCATGGTCCCGGCAGTGACCTACCACGAGGACGCCGACATCACCGACCTCGAGGCTTTCCGCGTCGCGATCAACAAGGAGAACGAGAAGTCCGGCAAGAAGCTGACGATGCTCGCGTTCATCATCAAGGCATCGGTGCGCGCATTGCAGCAGTTCCCCGAGTTCAACACCTCGCTCGACGCGAGCGGGGGTGAACTGACCCTCGTCTACAAGAAGTACTTCAACATCGCGTTCGCCGCCGACACGCCGAACGGGCTCGTCGTGCCGGTGATCAAGAACGCCGACAGGAAAAGCGTGTTCGAGATCGCCGCGGAATCGGGCGAGCTCGCGAAGAAGGCGCGCGACGGCAAGCTGGGGCCTGCCGACATGTCCGGCGCGTGCTTCACGATCTCGTCGCTCGGCGGCATCGGCGGCACGTACTTCGCGCCGATCGTCAATGCGCCCGAAGTCGCGATCCTCGGCGTCAACAAGTCGGTCATGAAGCCGGTGTGGGACGGCAAGGAGTTCGTGCCGCGCCTCACCTTGCCGATGTCGCTGACCGCCGACCATCGCGTCATCGACGGCGCGCTCGCGACGCGCTTCAACGTCTATCTAGCGCAACTCTTGTCCGACTTCCGTCGGGTCATGCTGTAA
- the aceE gene encoding pyruvate dehydrogenase (acetyl-transferring), homodimeric type, whose product MAATSNVILQPDQDSQETQEWLDALAGVVANEGPERAHFLIEKMIEAGREEGIDIPYSATTQYINTIPASQQPKYPGNPDMEIKLHSYIRWNAMAMVVRANKHTNVGGHIASFASAAALYDVGFSHFWRAPTKDNGGDLIFFQGHSVPGVYARAYMLGRLTDEQLDGYRQEVSGKGISSYPHPWLMPDFWQFPTVSMGLGPLCAIYAARFMKYLDSRGMVEAKDRKVWAFVGDGETDEVETLGAIGMAAREKLDNLIFVINCNLQRLDGPVRGNGKIIQELEAEFRGAGWNVIKVIWGTHWDPLLARDTKGLLKKRMMECVDGEYQTFKAKNGAYVREHFFNTPELKAMVADWTDDEIWRLNRGGHDLFKIFSAYKAAVEHKGQPTLILAKTIKGFGMGQAGEAMNISHQQKKLDTDAVRRFRDRFELPVPDDQIAEVPYLKFADDSPEQKYLLERRMALGGFLPARRRQAETLPVPPLATFAALLKSSGEGRELSTTMAVVRIMNTLMKDKQIGRHVVPIVPDESRTFGMEGMFRQYGIWNQEGQNYVPEDHDQLMFYKESKTGQVLQEGINEAGAMADWMAAGTAYSVHGVQMIPFYIFYSMFGLQRTMDLCWAAGDQRTRGFLIGGTSGRTTLNGEGLQHEDGHSLLLANMIPNCVSYDPTFQYEVAVVVQDGMRRMFAEQQDVYYYVTVLNENYEHPEMPAGAEADIIKGMYAFRKGGESANKLRVQLLGSGAIFREVIAAADLLKNDWGVESDLWGCPSFNELVRDGQDVERFNMLHPLDAPRTSHVEKCLKDTSGPVVAATDYIKMFAEQIRPFIKRTYVTLGTDGFGRSDTREKLRHFFEVDRRWIAVAALKALADDGLIERDKVAAALLKYQLDPNKPNPMTV is encoded by the coding sequence ATGGCCGCTACATCGAACGTGATCCTGCAGCCCGACCAGGACAGCCAGGAAACCCAGGAATGGCTCGACGCGCTTGCCGGCGTCGTCGCCAACGAAGGCCCCGAACGGGCCCACTTCCTGATCGAGAAAATGATCGAGGCCGGCCGCGAGGAAGGGATCGACATCCCTTATTCCGCGACGACCCAGTACATCAACACGATCCCCGCCAGCCAGCAGCCGAAATACCCCGGCAACCCGGACATGGAGATCAAGCTGCACTCCTACATCCGGTGGAACGCGATGGCGATGGTCGTGCGCGCGAACAAGCACACCAACGTCGGCGGCCATATTGCATCGTTCGCGTCGGCGGCCGCCCTTTATGACGTCGGTTTTTCGCACTTCTGGCGTGCGCCGACGAAGGACAACGGCGGCGACCTGATCTTCTTCCAGGGCCACTCGGTGCCGGGCGTCTATGCCCGCGCGTACATGCTCGGCCGCCTCACCGACGAACAGCTCGACGGCTATCGCCAGGAAGTCTCCGGCAAAGGCATCTCGTCGTACCCGCACCCCTGGCTGATGCCGGACTTCTGGCAGTTCCCGACGGTGTCGATGGGGCTCGGACCCTTGTGCGCGATCTACGCGGCGCGCTTCATGAAGTACCTCGACAGCCGCGGCATGGTCGAAGCGAAGGACCGCAAGGTGTGGGCTTTCGTCGGCGACGGCGAGACCGACGAAGTCGAGACGCTCGGCGCGATCGGCATGGCCGCGCGCGAGAAGCTCGACAACCTGATCTTCGTCATCAACTGCAACCTGCAGCGTCTCGACGGCCCGGTGCGCGGCAACGGCAAGATCATCCAGGAGCTCGAAGCCGAATTCCGCGGCGCCGGCTGGAACGTCATCAAGGTCATCTGGGGCACGCACTGGGATCCGCTGCTCGCGCGCGACACCAAGGGCCTCCTGAAGAAGCGCATGATGGAATGCGTCGACGGCGAGTACCAGACTTTCAAGGCGAAGAACGGCGCCTACGTGCGCGAGCATTTCTTCAACACTCCGGAACTGAAGGCGATGGTCGCCGACTGGACCGACGACGAGATCTGGCGCCTAAACCGCGGCGGCCATGACCTGTTCAAGATCTTCTCCGCGTACAAGGCAGCGGTCGAGCACAAGGGCCAGCCGACGCTGATCCTCGCGAAGACGATCAAGGGCTTCGGCATGGGCCAGGCCGGCGAGGCGATGAACATCTCGCACCAGCAGAAGAAGCTCGACACCGACGCGGTGCGCCGCTTCCGCGACCGTTTCGAGCTGCCGGTGCCCGACGACCAGATCGCGGAGGTGCCGTACCTCAAGTTCGCCGACGATTCGCCCGAGCAGAAATACTTGCTCGAACGGCGCATGGCGCTCGGCGGCTTCCTGCCGGCTCGCCGCCGCCAGGCCGAAACGCTGCCGGTGCCGCCACTCGCCACTTTCGCCGCGCTGCTGAAATCCTCCGGCGAAGGCCGCGAGCTCTCCACGACGATGGCCGTGGTGCGCATCATGAACACGCTGATGAAGGACAAGCAGATCGGCCGCCATGTCGTGCCGATCGTCCCCGACGAATCGCGCACTTTCGGCATGGAAGGCATGTTCCGCCAGTACGGCATCTGGAACCAGGAAGGCCAGAACTACGTTCCGGAAGACCATGACCAGCTGATGTTCTACAAGGAATCGAAGACCGGCCAGGTGCTGCAGGAAGGCATCAACGAAGCCGGCGCGATGGCCGACTGGATGGCCGCGGGCACCGCATATTCGGTGCATGGCGTGCAGATGATTCCGTTCTACATCTTCTATTCGATGTTCGGCCTGCAGCGCACGATGGACCTGTGCTGGGCCGCAGGCGACCAGCGCACGCGCGGCTTCCTGATCGGCGGCACATCAGGCCGCACGACGCTCAACGGCGAAGGCCTGCAGCACGAGGACGGCCACAGCCTGCTGCTCGCGAACATGATCCCGAACTGCGTCAGCTACGACCCGACTTTCCAGTACGAAGTCGCCGTCGTCGTGCAGGACGGCATGCGCCGGATGTTCGCCGAACAGCAGGACGTGTATTACTACGTCACCGTGCTGAACGAGAACTACGAGCATCCCGAGATGCCCGCCGGCGCCGAAGCCGACATCATCAAGGGCATGTATGCGTTCCGCAAGGGCGGCGAGTCGGCAAACAAGCTGCGCGTGCAGCTGCTCGGTTCGGGGGCGATCTTCCGCGAAGTCATCGCCGCCGCCGACCTGCTGAAGAACGACTGGGGCGTCGAGTCCGACCTGTGGGGCTGCCCGAGCTTCAACGAGCTCGTCCGCGACGGCCAGGACGTCGAGCGCTTCAACATGCTGCATCCGCTCGATGCGCCGCGCACGAGCCACGTCGAGAAGTGCCTCAAGGACACGAGCGGCCCGGTTGTTGCCGCAACCGACTACATCAAGATGTTCGCCGAGCAGATCCGCCCGTTCATCAAGCGCACCTACGTCACGCTCGGCACTGACGGTTTCGGCCGCTCCGACACGCGCGAGAAGCTGCGCCACTTCTTCGAAGTCGATCGCCGCTGGATTGCGGTTGCCGCGCTGAAGGCGCTCGCCGACGACGGCCTGATCGAGCGCGACAAGGTCGCCGCCGCGCTGCTGAAGTACCAGCTCGATCCGAACAAGCCGAACCCGATGACCGTCTGA
- a CDS encoding DUF2868 domain-containing protein, whose product MPAPDSTRLTAFESRWLAEAIRLREEAAGPLDDRDALAAVRATDGGVEERIVRRALLLDEREGMAGMIAAWRARSRVVLMVASAVALASGFGAALAVLGDGTRAVNVVWALGGLLGVHLLSLLLWGVGLSFGGRDAGGALGRVWLWLSTRLSPAGPASMYVAKALAGLLGRARLLRWWLGAVTHGLWFAALCGALVGLLATLSARRYGFVWETTILSADVFVHLVRIVGWLPAQVGFAVPDAEHVRASGAAAAVDEAARIAWSSWLVGCVTMYGIVPRALLWAMCLVLWRAGCARLRLDLTLPGYAVLAARLAPASERIGITDADPGRFAGPRADGAHPLGSGSPLAVGLELPTGAGWPPALPGGVRDAGIIDSREQRKRLVAELQADPPSRLLVACDARQTPDRGSLELIAELSRHAGDCRVWLTGDAGTGTQAPHWRESLDRIGMTAERVVDTRVAAMDWLRDAGTGAEND is encoded by the coding sequence ATGCCTGCCCCCGATTCCACGCGACTGACAGCCTTCGAATCGCGCTGGCTCGCGGAGGCGATCCGGCTGCGCGAGGAAGCGGCCGGGCCGCTCGACGACCGCGATGCGCTGGCCGCGGTGCGCGCGACCGACGGGGGCGTCGAGGAGCGGATCGTGCGCCGCGCGCTGCTGCTCGACGAGCGCGAAGGCATGGCCGGGATGATCGCGGCGTGGCGCGCGCGGTCCCGCGTGGTGTTGATGGTGGCGTCGGCCGTCGCGCTGGCGAGCGGGTTCGGTGCCGCGCTCGCGGTGCTCGGCGACGGCACGCGCGCAGTCAATGTCGTATGGGCGCTCGGCGGCCTGCTCGGCGTGCACCTGCTGAGCCTGCTGCTGTGGGGAGTCGGACTGTCGTTCGGCGGGCGGGATGCGGGCGGAGCACTCGGGCGCGTCTGGCTGTGGCTGTCGACGCGGCTGTCGCCGGCCGGTCCCGCTTCAATGTACGTCGCGAAGGCGCTCGCAGGGCTGCTCGGGCGCGCGCGGCTTTTGCGTTGGTGGCTCGGAGCGGTGACGCACGGATTATGGTTCGCTGCGCTGTGCGGTGCGCTGGTGGGCCTGCTCGCGACGCTGTCGGCGCGACGTTATGGCTTCGTCTGGGAAACGACGATCCTGTCGGCGGACGTGTTCGTGCATCTCGTCCGTATCGTCGGCTGGCTGCCGGCGCAGGTCGGCTTCGCGGTACCCGATGCGGAGCATGTGCGCGCGAGCGGCGCGGCCGCCGCCGTCGACGAAGCGGCGCGCATCGCGTGGTCGTCGTGGCTCGTGGGCTGCGTGACGATGTACGGCATCGTGCCGCGCGCACTGCTGTGGGCGATGTGTCTCGTGCTGTGGCGGGCCGGATGTGCGCGTCTGCGGCTCGACCTGACCTTGCCCGGCTACGCGGTGCTCGCCGCGCGGCTCGCGCCGGCGAGCGAGCGGATCGGCATCACCGACGCCGATCCGGGACGCTTCGCAGGGCCGCGGGCTGACGGCGCGCACCCGCTCGGCAGCGGTTCGCCGCTCGCGGTCGGCCTCGAGCTGCCGACGGGCGCGGGGTGGCCGCCCGCGCTGCCGGGGGGGGTGCGCGATGCCGGAATCATCGACAGCCGCGAGCAGCGCAAGCGCCTCGTTGCCGAACTGCAGGCCGACCCGCCGTCGCGGCTGCTGGTCGCGTGCGATGCGCGCCAGACGCCGGACCGCGGCAGCCTCGAACTGATTGCCGAGCTGTCGCGCCACGCGGGCGACTGTCGGGTATGGCTGACAGGGGACGCCGGTACCGGCACGCAGGCGCCCCACTGGCGGGAGTCGCTCGACCGCATCGGCATGACCGCCGAACGGGTCGTCGACACGCGGGTGGCGGCGATGGACTGGCTGCGCGACGCCGGGACGGGGGCCGAAAATGACTAG
- the lpdA gene encoding dihydrolipoyl dehydrogenase yields the protein MSQIVEVKVPDIGDFSDVPVIELFVKAGDRIKVDESICTLESDKATMDVPSSAEGVVREVLVKVGDRVGEGAVLLQVEAEGAGAAPAGAGDAKVAPVSAAAPAAPAAAAPTAAKHGGGADIECDLLVLGAGPGGYSAAFRAADLGLKTVIVERYATLGGVCLNVGCIPSKALLHVAQVIDEAEHMSAAGIKFAKPEVDIDALRAHKDNVVGKLTAGLASMAKGRKVEVVRGYGQFLDPNHVEVELTTGSGQDKSGEKKVVKFRQCIIAAGSSAVHLPFIPQDPRIVDSTGALELRFVPKNMLVIGGGIIGLEMATVYSTLGTRVDVVEMLDRLMQGPDADAVKVWEKQNARRFDNVMLKTKTVAVEAKDDGLWVTFEGAEGGKSAPQEPQRYDMILQAAGRSPNGKKIGADKAGVVVTDRGFIEVDAQLRTNVPHIYAIGDVNGNPMLAHKAVHEAHVAAEVAAGQQLGSTELSRAAFDATVIPSVAYTHPEVAWVGYTEEQAKKEGRKVETAKFPWAASGRAIANGADYGFTKLIFDAETHRVIGGAIVGPSAGDMIGEVCLAIEMGADAVDIGRTIHPHPTLGETIGLAGEVAHGSCTDIPPMRKK from the coding sequence ATGAGCCAGATCGTTGAAGTGAAAGTCCCCGACATCGGCGATTTCTCCGACGTGCCGGTCATCGAGCTGTTCGTCAAGGCCGGCGACCGCATCAAGGTCGACGAGTCGATCTGCACGCTCGAGTCCGACAAGGCGACGATGGACGTGCCGTCGTCGGCCGAGGGCGTCGTCCGTGAAGTGCTCGTCAAAGTCGGCGACCGCGTCGGCGAAGGCGCCGTGTTGCTGCAGGTCGAGGCCGAAGGCGCCGGCGCGGCGCCGGCCGGTGCGGGCGACGCGAAGGTCGCGCCGGTTTCGGCCGCGGCTCCGGCAGCACCGGCCGCTGCCGCACCGACCGCGGCAAAGCATGGCGGCGGCGCGGACATCGAGTGCGACCTGCTCGTGCTCGGCGCCGGCCCCGGCGGCTACTCGGCAGCGTTCCGCGCGGCCGACCTCGGCCTGAAGACGGTGATTGTCGAGCGCTATGCGACGCTCGGCGGCGTGTGCCTGAACGTCGGCTGCATCCCGTCGAAAGCGCTGCTGCACGTCGCCCAGGTCATCGACGAAGCCGAGCACATGTCGGCCGCCGGCATCAAGTTCGCGAAGCCGGAAGTCGATATCGACGCGCTGCGCGCGCACAAGGACAATGTCGTCGGCAAGCTCACGGCGGGGCTCGCCAGCATGGCGAAAGGCCGCAAGGTCGAAGTCGTGCGCGGCTACGGCCAGTTCCTCGACCCGAACCACGTCGAAGTCGAACTGACGACCGGCAGTGGCCAAGACAAGAGCGGCGAGAAGAAGGTCGTGAAATTCCGCCAGTGCATCATCGCGGCCGGATCGTCGGCGGTGCATCTGCCGTTCATCCCGCAGGACCCGCGGATCGTCGATTCGACGGGCGCGCTCGAGCTTCGCTTCGTCCCGAAGAACATGCTCGTCATCGGCGGCGGGATCATCGGCCTCGAGATGGCCACGGTGTATTCGACGCTCGGCACGCGCGTCGATGTCGTCGAGATGCTCGACCGGCTGATGCAGGGCCCGGACGCGGACGCGGTCAAGGTGTGGGAGAAGCAGAACGCCCGGCGTTTCGACAACGTCATGCTCAAGACCAAGACGGTCGCGGTCGAGGCGAAGGACGACGGCCTGTGGGTCACGTTCGAAGGTGCCGAAGGTGGCAAAAGCGCCCCGCAAGAGCCGCAGCGCTACGACATGATCCTGCAGGCGGCTGGTCGCAGCCCGAACGGCAAGAAGATCGGCGCCGACAAGGCGGGCGTCGTCGTCACCGACCGCGGCTTCATCGAAGTCGATGCGCAGCTGCGCACGAACGTGCCGCACATCTACGCGATCGGCGACGTCAATGGCAACCCGATGCTCGCGCACAAGGCGGTACATGAGGCGCATGTTGCCGCCGAAGTCGCCGCCGGGCAGCAGCTCGGCTCGACCGAGCTCTCACGCGCGGCGTTCGACGCGACCGTGATCCCGAGCGTCGCCTACACGCACCCCGAAGTCGCGTGGGTCGGCTACACCGAAGAGCAGGCGAAGAAGGAAGGGCGGAAGGTCGAGACCGCGAAGTTCCCGTGGGCCGCTTCGGGTCGCGCGATCGCGAACGGCGCCGACTACGGCTTCACGAAGCTGATTTTCGATGCCGAGACGCATCGCGTGATCGGCGGCGCGATCGTCGGCCCGTCGGCCGGCGACATGATCGGCGAAGTGTGCCTCGCGATCGAGATGGGCGCGGACGCGGTCGACATCGGCAGGACGATCCACCCGCACCCGACTTTGGGCGAAACCATTGGTCTTGCCGGCGAAGTCGCGCACGGCAGCTGCACCGACATTCCGCCGATGCGCAAAAAGTAG